A stretch of the Melanotaenia boesemani isolate fMelBoe1 chromosome 24, fMelBoe1.pri, whole genome shotgun sequence genome encodes the following:
- the LOC121635400 gene encoding cyclin-T2-like isoform X1 translates to MAVHRGPSTKWLFTREQLENTPSRRCGIEADRELSYRQQAANLIQDIGQRLNVSQLIINTAIVYMHRFYMIHSFTKFHRNIISQTTLFLAAKVEEQPRKLEHVIKIAHAFVNPQEPALDTKSSAFQLQAQELVALETIVLQTLGFEITVDHPHTDVVRCSQLVRASKDLAQTSYFMATNRLLSCSHYCTVMAHYSFLSCRVPLPVSNALFAPGSWEPPWLGSTIRAAVCGVLYKGSVLAHRG, encoded by the exons ATGGCGGTGCACCGGGGACCCTCTACGAAATGGCTCTTTACCCGGGAGCAGCTCGAAAACACACCGTCTCGGCGCTGCGGAATAGAAGCCGACAGGGAGCTCTCATACAGGCAACAAGCCGCTAACTTAATCCAAGATATAGGCCAGAGACTCAACGT ATCTCAATTAATTATCAACACTGCTATAGTTTATATGCATAGGTTTTATATGATTCACTCTTTCACCAAATTCCACAGAAAT ATTATCTCCCAGACCACGTTGTTCCTGGCAGCCAAAGTTGAGGAGCAGCCCCGGAAGCTGGAGCACGTCATTAAAATTGCCCATGCCTTTGTTAACCCACAAGAACCAGCCCTAGACACTAAAAGCAGT gcatTCCAGCTGCAGGCACAAGAGCTGGTAGCACTGGAAACGATAGTGCTGCAAACGCTGG GATTTGAAATAACAGTTGATCATCCTCACACAGATGTAGTGAGATGTTCCCAGCTAGTGCGag caagCAAGGATTTGGCACAGACTTCCTATTTCATGGCTACCAACAGGTTATTATCCTGTTCCCATTATTGCACTGTAATGGCACACTATAGCTTCCTGTCCTGCAGGGTCCCCCTTCCTGTGTCCAACGCCCTGTTTGCACCCGGATCCTGGGAACCCCCATGGTTGGGAAGTACCATCCGGGCTGCTGTGTGCGGTGTATTGTACAAGGGCTCTGTGTTGGCACATAGGGGTTGA
- the LOC121635400 gene encoding cyclin-T2-like isoform X2 — translation MAVHRGPSTKWLFTREQLENTPSRRCGIEADRELSYRQQAANLIQDIGQRLNVSQLIINTAIVYMHRFYMIHSFTKFHRNIISQTTLFLAAKVEEQPRKLEHVIKIAHAFVNPQEPALDTKSSAFQLQAQELVALETIVLQTLGFEITVDHPHTDVVRCSQLVRASKDLAQTSYFMATNREKMVAEKTLSCGVFEVCYTKKGV, via the exons ATGGCGGTGCACCGGGGACCCTCTACGAAATGGCTCTTTACCCGGGAGCAGCTCGAAAACACACCGTCTCGGCGCTGCGGAATAGAAGCCGACAGGGAGCTCTCATACAGGCAACAAGCCGCTAACTTAATCCAAGATATAGGCCAGAGACTCAACGT ATCTCAATTAATTATCAACACTGCTATAGTTTATATGCATAGGTTTTATATGATTCACTCTTTCACCAAATTCCACAGAAAT ATTATCTCCCAGACCACGTTGTTCCTGGCAGCCAAAGTTGAGGAGCAGCCCCGGAAGCTGGAGCACGTCATTAAAATTGCCCATGCCTTTGTTAACCCACAAGAACCAGCCCTAGACACTAAAAGCAGT gcatTCCAGCTGCAGGCACAAGAGCTGGTAGCACTGGAAACGATAGTGCTGCAAACGCTGG GATTTGAAATAACAGTTGATCATCCTCACACAGATGTAGTGAGATGTTCCCAGCTAGTGCGag caagCAAGGATTTGGCACAGACTTCCTATTTCATGGCTACCAACAG AGAGAAGATGGTGGCAGAAAAAACTTTGTCTTGTGGTGTTTTTGAGGTTTGTTACACAAAGAAAGGAGTTTGA
- the LOC121635513 gene encoding cyclin-T2-like translates to MTSCRFSISDRCIFVVFVSSCSLHLTTFCLQYRPTVVACVCIHLACKWSNWEIPVSTDGKHWWEYVDDTVTLQLLDELTHEFLQILERTPSKLKRIRNWRAIQAAKKPKTEGSAVDAAFQGTSLDSLPCVANSFFPSTSSSDSTDMPTLNTITAPYDLYQPLSDQSKACGYDQYSQPPTSDFTLVKHKHRAAGGSSEQQQLGVNAAAFSRPQKVLTLEKYREKQAAELALQGVMKEDVYAPPRRLLPPPQEALPAAAGPPVGRRQERKVQLEKASGLRLRRERLRHRRGNQNANQSFIGAAWQLGAGRDAVRQRQTQRAQWSPPLKTRSLVFPQLKQHLLICPSSQQPLRR, encoded by the exons atgacctCATGCAGGTTCAGTATCT CTGACAGATGCATCTTCGTGGTGTTTGTCTCCTCCTGCAGTTTGCACCTCACCACCTTCTGCCTGCAGTACAGACCCACAGTTGTTGCATGTGTCTGCATCCATCTGGCCTGCAAGTGGTCCAACTGGGAGATCCCTGTGTCTACAGATGGGAAACACTGGTGGGAGTATGTGGACGACACCGTGACGCTGCAGCTGCTGGATG AGCTCACCCATGAGTTTCTTCAGATCCTGGAGAGGACGCCCAGCAAGCTGAAGAGAATACGAAACTGGCGG GCCATTCAAGCTGCTAAAAAACCAAAGACAGAGGGCTCGGCGGTGGACGCTGCCTTCCAGGGAACGTCCTTAGACAGTCTTCCTTGTGTCGCCAACTCCTTCTTCCCCTCCACGTCGTCATCAGACTCTACAGACATGCCCACCCTGAACACTATCACAGCCCCCTACGACTTGTATCAGCCACTCAGCGACCAGTCCAAGGCTTGTGGCTATGACCAGTACTCCCAGCCCCCAACCTCAGACTTCACACTGGTCAAACACAAGCACAGAGCTGCAGGCGGGTCGAGCGAACAGCAGCAGCTCGGTGTGAATGCCGCTGCTTTTTCACGGCCGCAGAAAGTCTTGACTCTAGAAAAGTACCGAGAGAAACAAGCGGCCGAGCTGGCCCTGCAGGGCGTCATGAAGGAGGACGTGTACGCCCCCCCCCGCCGTCTCCTCCCACCACCACAAGAAGCgctcccagcagcagcagggccACCAGTCGGGCGACGGCAGGAGAGAAAAGTCCAGCTCGAAAAAGCCTCGGGTCTCCGCCTACGCCGAGAACGGCTCCGCCACCGGCGAGGAAATCAAAATGCGAATCAAAGTTTCATCGGAGCGGCATGGCAGCTCGGAGCAGGGCGGGACGCTGTCCggcaaagacaaacacaaagagcACAGTGGTCACCGCCACTCAAAACACGGTCACTCGTATTCCCTCAGCTCAAACAGCACCTCCTTATCTGTCCGAGCTCCCAGCAGCCACTACGACGGTAG